The following proteins come from a genomic window of Geminicoccaceae bacterium SCSIO 64248:
- a CDS encoding M23 family metallopeptidase yields MAPLVRILLPLGLLLSANVAAALELQLPLACTPGHDCLIVRYVDHDAGADFADYRCGALGSDGHKGTDFALRSPRQMTAGVDVLAAASGSVVGTRDGMPNQPEDGSRGYDYGNRNCGNGVTVRHEQGWETQYCHLAPGSVAVRTGDAVSAGQRLGQVGMSGESNFPHVHLSVRQEGVEVDPFTSEGMDAPCGPAGATLWAAEVAERLAYRPVAIAGVGLTDHVPDHRAIVADRASAPLSGDRPLVGYILGYGGRAGDRIDITISAPDGSRVSELSFPVEEDAPRFSRSGGRRAPAGGWPAGAYRIEASVVRGEQRWTEQATVTLDR; encoded by the coding sequence ATGGCGCCCCTTGTTCGGATCCTGCTTCCGCTCGGTCTCCTGCTGTCCGCGAACGTGGCGGCAGCGCTCGAGCTGCAGTTGCCCCTCGCCTGTACGCCGGGCCACGATTGTCTCATTGTGCGCTATGTCGACCACGACGCCGGAGCGGACTTCGCCGACTACCGCTGCGGCGCGCTGGGCTCGGACGGTCACAAAGGCACCGATTTCGCCCTGCGGTCGCCGCGCCAGATGACGGCGGGCGTCGACGTCCTCGCCGCCGCGAGCGGCAGCGTCGTCGGCACACGCGACGGCATGCCCAACCAGCCGGAGGACGGCAGCAGAGGCTACGACTACGGCAATCGCAATTGCGGCAACGGCGTCACCGTCCGCCACGAGCAGGGCTGGGAGACGCAGTATTGTCATCTCGCGCCCGGCAGCGTCGCGGTGCGGACCGGCGACGCCGTTTCGGCCGGACAGCGGCTCGGCCAAGTCGGCATGAGCGGCGAGAGCAACTTCCCGCACGTTCACCTGAGCGTCCGACAGGAGGGCGTCGAGGTCGACCCGTTCACGTCGGAGGGCATGGACGCGCCCTGCGGTCCGGCCGGCGCGACGCTCTGGGCGGCAGAGGTCGCCGAGCGCCTGGCATACCGGCCCGTGGCCATCGCGGGCGTCGGCCTGACCGACCACGTGCCGGATCATCGCGCGATCGTCGCCGACCGGGCGTCGGCGCCTCTATCCGGCGACCGGCCGCTGGTCGGCTACATCCTGGGCTACGGCGGACGTGCGGGCGACCGGATCGACATCACGATCTCCGCCCCGGACGGCTCGAGGGTCAGCGAGCTGAGCTTTCCCGTGGAGGAGGACGCGCCGCGTTTCAGCCGTTCCGGCGGACGAAGGGCACCTGCCGGCGGCTGGCCGGCCGGCGCCTACCGCATCGAGGCATCGGTCGTTCGAGGTGAGCAACGCTGGACCGAGCAGGCGACCGTCACGTTGGACCGCTAG
- a CDS encoding SDR family NAD(P)-dependent oxidoreductase, with amino-acid sequence MGVSLDGQKAVVTGGAQGIGFAIAERLLKEGASVALWDMNAEELANAAAALSGQGTVTTHQVDIVDHAAVEQAAAATEAEGGAIAILVNSAGISGPTVPMIEYDPREWKRVVDIDLYGTFNVNQTIVRRMIDKGYGRIVNIASIAGKEGNPNASAYSAAKAGVIALTKSLGKETAHLDIAVNCITPAVAKTRILEQCTQAHIDYMLSKIPRGRLLLVEEIAAMVAWLVSRENSFTTGATFDLSGGRATY; translated from the coding sequence ATGGGTGTATCACTGGATGGGCAAAAGGCGGTCGTCACCGGCGGCGCCCAAGGCATCGGCTTCGCAATCGCGGAACGCCTGCTGAAGGAGGGGGCCAGCGTCGCGCTCTGGGACATGAACGCGGAGGAGCTCGCGAACGCGGCCGCCGCTCTGTCCGGACAGGGCACGGTTACCACCCATCAGGTCGACATCGTCGACCATGCCGCCGTCGAGCAGGCCGCCGCCGCGACCGAAGCCGAGGGCGGCGCCATCGCCATCCTGGTCAACAGCGCGGGCATCTCCGGCCCAACCGTGCCGATGATCGAGTACGACCCCAGGGAATGGAAGCGGGTCGTCGACATCGATCTCTACGGCACGTTCAACGTGAACCAGACGATCGTCCGCCGCATGATCGACAAGGGCTATGGCCGGATCGTCAACATCGCCTCGATCGCGGGCAAGGAAGGCAACCCCAACGCCTCGGCCTACAGCGCGGCCAAGGCCGGCGTCATCGCCCTGACCAAGAGCCTGGGCAAGGAGACCGCCCATCTCGATATCGCGGTCAACTGCATCACGCCTGCGGTCGCCAAGACCCGCATCCTGGAGCAGTGCACCCAGGCGCATATCGACTACATGCTCTCGAAAATTCCCCGTGGCCGCCTCCTCCTTGTCGAGGAGATCGCGGCCATGGTCGCTTGGCTGGTCAGCCGCGAGAACTCCTTCACGACCGGCGCGACCTTCGACCTGTCCGGCGGCCGCGCGACCTACTGA
- a CDS encoding UDP-2,3-diacylglucosamine diphosphatase has product MDEPVCYRSLFLSDFHLGTRGCQSHLLLDFLRCHDAETIYLVGDIIDGWRLRKSWHWPQEHNDVVQKLLRKGRKGTRIVYLPGNHDEFLRSYLGSHFGGIEVVDTLVHEAADGRRFLLLHGDQFDVVVRHAKWLAHVGDWAYDTVLALNTIINRVRRAFGFEYWSLSALAKMKVKNAVNFIGAFEEALAAEADRVGVDGVICGHIHHAVMHARHGSMYINTGDWVESCTAVAEHYDGRMEIIRWTRPGSMRIVERPLLEAAE; this is encoded by the coding sequence ATGGACGAGCCCGTATGCTACCGCAGCCTGTTTCTTTCCGACTTCCATCTCGGAACGCGCGGCTGCCAATCCCATCTCCTTCTCGACTTCCTGCGGTGCCACGATGCCGAGACCATCTATCTGGTCGGCGACATCATCGACGGCTGGCGCCTGCGCAAGTCCTGGCACTGGCCGCAGGAGCATAACGACGTCGTGCAGAAACTGCTGCGCAAGGGCCGCAAGGGCACGCGCATCGTCTACCTGCCCGGCAATCACGACGAGTTCCTGCGATCCTATCTCGGCAGCCATTTCGGCGGCATCGAGGTCGTCGACACCCTGGTCCACGAGGCCGCCGACGGCCGCCGCTTCCTTCTGCTGCACGGCGACCAGTTCGACGTGGTCGTCCGCCACGCCAAGTGGCTGGCCCATGTCGGCGACTGGGCCTACGACACCGTGCTCGCGCTCAACACGATCATCAATCGCGTCCGGCGCGCGTTCGGCTTCGAGTACTGGTCGCTGTCCGCGCTCGCCAAGATGAAGGTCAAGAACGCGGTCAACTTCATCGGCGCGTTCGAGGAGGCCTTGGCGGCCGAAGCCGATCGGGTCGGCGTCGACGGCGTCATCTGCGGCCACATCCATCATGCCGTCATGCACGCGCGTCACGGCAGCATGTACATCAACACCGGCGATTGGGTCGAGAGCTGCACGGCCGTGGCCGAGCACTACGACGGCCGCATGGAGATCATCCGTTGGACGAGGCCGGGCAGCATGCGCATCGTCGAGAGGCCGTTGCTTGAGGCGGCCGAGTAG
- a CDS encoding SDR family oxidoreductase, which translates to MSSERSITLVIPDLVGKTVLVTGGSTGIGAALVKAFAAQGARVGLHYNSSADAAEGVADEARKLGGDVFTIQGDFSSSPDVQRVIEETAAHFGALNGLINNAGGMVARVPYGEMTDAHYDAVMDLNARSVVIASRAAIPWLKKEGGFIINTTSIAARNGASNGAGIYGSSKAFVSNVTRGMAKELIGDGIRVNGVAPGVIETPFHDRYSTAEQLKAMLATVPQGRLGVADDCVGAYLFLASDALSGYIIGQVIEVNGGQLMP; encoded by the coding sequence ATGTCGTCCGAACGCTCGATCACGCTCGTAATTCCAGATCTCGTCGGCAAGACGGTGCTCGTGACCGGCGGCTCGACCGGCATCGGCGCGGCTCTGGTCAAGGCCTTCGCCGCTCAGGGCGCGCGCGTCGGGCTGCACTACAATTCCAGCGCCGATGCGGCCGAGGGCGTGGCCGACGAGGCGCGCAAGCTGGGCGGCGACGTCTTCACCATCCAGGGCGACTTCTCCTCCTCGCCGGACGTGCAGCGCGTGATCGAGGAGACGGCGGCGCATTTCGGTGCCCTCAACGGCCTGATCAACAATGCCGGCGGCATGGTCGCGCGCGTGCCCTATGGCGAGATGACCGATGCCCACTACGACGCGGTGATGGACCTCAACGCCCGCTCCGTGGTGATCGCCTCGCGCGCCGCCATCCCGTGGCTGAAGAAGGAAGGCGGCTTCATCATCAACACGACCTCGATCGCGGCGCGCAACGGCGCCAGCAACGGCGCCGGCATCTACGGCTCGAGCAAGGCCTTCGTCTCCAACGTCACGCGCGGCATGGCGAAGGAGCTGATCGGCGACGGCATCCGCGTCAACGGCGTGGCGCCGGGCGTGATCGAGACGCCGTTCCACGACCGCTACTCGACCGCCGAGCAGCTCAAGGCGATGCTGGCGACAGTGCCCCAGGGCCGGCTGGGCGTCGCGGACGACTGCGTCGGCGCCTATCTGTTCCTCGCCTCGGACGCGCTGAGCGGCTACATCATCGGCCAGGTCATCGAGGTCAATGGCGGCCAGCTGATGCCGTAG
- a CDS encoding alpha/beta hydrolase, whose translation MTDGELRIEWRADGATVDVGVSRRGTGPTVLLLPALSSMSTRREMTPLQERLGDHITTVAVDWPGFGDAPRPRVDWRPELYRLFVDHVRERFRPVATVAAGHAAGYAIAAERSHPGGLGRLCLLSPTWRGPFPTMAGRRLRAFRWLARSVDLPIAGPVLYRMNVNGPVVRMMTRGHVYEDPDWLAGDRLAQKRAVTDAPGARHAAFRFVTGELDPFADETAFLAAAAQLRTSVLVIYAQAAPRKSKRAMIALAERDGVRGVELPRGKLSFYEEFPHETAAVVRPFLSDASAA comes from the coding sequence ATGACGGACGGCGAGCTGCGAATCGAATGGCGAGCGGACGGCGCGACCGTCGATGTCGGCGTGAGCCGGCGCGGGACGGGGCCGACGGTCCTGCTTCTGCCCGCGCTCAGCTCGATGTCGACCCGGCGCGAGATGACGCCGCTGCAGGAGCGGCTGGGCGACCACATCACCACCGTCGCCGTCGATTGGCCTGGGTTCGGCGACGCGCCGCGGCCGAGGGTCGACTGGCGGCCCGAGCTGTACCGCCTGTTCGTCGACCATGTGCGTGAGCGGTTCCGGCCCGTCGCGACCGTCGCCGCCGGGCACGCCGCCGGCTATGCGATCGCCGCGGAGCGCTCCCACCCGGGAGGCCTCGGACGGCTCTGCCTGTTGTCGCCGACCTGGCGCGGCCCCTTTCCGACCATGGCCGGCCGGCGGCTCCGCGCGTTCCGGTGGCTGGCCCGTAGCGTCGACCTGCCGATCGCCGGTCCGGTCCTCTATCGCATGAACGTCAACGGCCCGGTCGTGCGGATGATGACGAGGGGCCATGTCTACGAGGACCCGGACTGGCTGGCTGGCGATCGGCTTGCCCAGAAGCGCGCGGTGACCGATGCGCCGGGCGCCCGGCATGCCGCCTTCCGCTTCGTGACCGGCGAACTCGACCCGTTCGCCGACGAGACCGCGTTTCTGGCTGCGGCCGCGCAGCTTCGCACATCCGTTCTCGTCATCTACGCCCAGGCCGCCCCGAGAAAATCGAAACGCGCGATGATCGCCCTCGCCGAGCGGGACGGCGTTCGCGGCGTCGAGCTTCCCCGCGGCAAGCTGTCGTTCTACGAAGAGTTTCCCCACGAGACGGCGGCGGTCGTTCGACCGTTCCTGTCCGACGCGAGCGCCGCGTAG
- a CDS encoding ceramide glucosyltransferase, whose translation MSDLLVVVVFCIAALLVHIGSIAIVLIRRTRRPGPFALRHAQAGMTIIRPVCGLENNIEATLRSTFHLDHAGPCQILFCVDQPNDPTVPLIERLIVEHPRHDARLLIGTDRINANPKLNNMAKGWRAVRYDWVIMADSNVLMPRDYVARLLGAWRADTGLVCSPPVGTAPDGFAALLECAFLNSFQARWQLMADQFGCGFAQGKTMLWRRTLLERAGGIAALGTELAEDAAATKLVRAEGLKVQLTDTPFPQPLGRRRFGEVWRRQVRWASLRRTSFPLLFYPEVLAGGFFPFIAALALVVADVLPPLALPLLVVLWYAAELAFSRLFRWPASPGLVGALLARDLLLPLLWLAAMLGRGYTWRGNVVRLEDPDADPAIATGDEQRA comes from the coding sequence ATGAGCGACCTTCTCGTCGTCGTCGTGTTCTGCATAGCGGCCTTGCTCGTCCACATCGGATCGATCGCGATCGTCCTGATCCGCCGGACGCGTCGGCCGGGTCCCTTCGCCCTGCGCCACGCCCAGGCGGGGATGACGATCATCCGCCCCGTCTGCGGTCTCGAGAACAACATCGAGGCCACGCTGCGCTCGACCTTTCATCTCGATCACGCCGGCCCCTGCCAGATCCTGTTCTGCGTGGACCAGCCGAACGATCCGACCGTTCCCTTGATCGAGCGCCTGATCGTCGAGCACCCCCGGCACGATGCCCGACTTCTGATCGGCACGGACCGGATCAACGCCAATCCCAAGCTCAACAATATGGCGAAGGGCTGGCGCGCGGTGCGCTACGACTGGGTGATCATGGCGGACAGCAATGTGCTGATGCCGCGGGACTACGTCGCGCGGCTGCTCGGCGCCTGGCGGGCGGATACCGGCCTGGTCTGCTCGCCGCCGGTCGGAACCGCTCCGGACGGCTTCGCCGCGTTGCTGGAATGCGCGTTTCTCAACAGCTTTCAAGCCCGATGGCAGCTTATGGCCGACCAGTTCGGTTGCGGCTTCGCCCAGGGCAAGACCATGCTGTGGCGCCGGACCCTGCTGGAGCGCGCGGGCGGCATCGCCGCTCTCGGCACCGAGTTGGCCGAGGACGCGGCGGCGACCAAGCTGGTCCGCGCTGAGGGCCTCAAGGTCCAACTGACCGACACGCCCTTCCCGCAGCCGCTCGGGCGGCGCCGGTTCGGCGAGGTCTGGCGTCGCCAGGTCCGCTGGGCGTCCCTGCGCCGGACATCCTTCCCGCTGCTGTTCTATCCGGAAGTGCTGGCCGGGGGCTTCTTTCCGTTCATCGCCGCGCTCGCCCTCGTTGTCGCCGACGTCCTGCCGCCGCTCGCCCTCCCGCTGCTCGTCGTGCTCTGGTACGCCGCGGAGCTCGCGTTCAGCCGACTGTTCCGCTGGCCGGCGTCGCCTGGCCTGGTCGGCGCGCTGCTGGCGCGCGATCTTCTGCTGCCGCTTTTGTGGCTCGCCGCCATGCTCGGGCGCGGCTACACGTGGCGCGGCAACGTCGTCCGTCTCGAAGATCCCGATGCGGATCCGGCCATCGCCACCGGCGACGAACAGCGGGCCTGA
- a CDS encoding CinA family protein, with protein MLSDDLRSLGVRAGAALTRRCETIALVESSMGGLVSAALLAVPGASAYYLGALVIYTGQAREALLGIRPEDLHDVHPATEAYARLLAHGLRQRLPATWILAETGATGPSPNRYGTPTGTGCFALVGPVERTLTVATGSTDREANMRRFAGTALQTVIEVLEA; from the coding sequence ATGCTGAGCGATGACCTGCGTAGCCTGGGCGTCCGCGCCGGAGCGGCGTTGACCCGCCGCTGCGAGACCATTGCCCTGGTCGAATCCTCGATGGGCGGGCTGGTGTCGGCCGCTCTGCTCGCCGTGCCGGGCGCGTCGGCCTACTATCTGGGCGCGCTCGTGATCTACACCGGCCAGGCGCGCGAGGCGCTTCTCGGCATCCGGCCGGAGGACCTGCACGACGTCCATCCCGCTACGGAAGCCTATGCCCGGCTTCTTGCGCACGGTCTCCGGCAACGCCTTCCCGCGACCTGGATCCTGGCCGAGACGGGCGCGACCGGGCCGTCACCCAACCGCTACGGCACGCCGACCGGGACGGGGTGCTTCGCCCTGGTCGGGCCGGTCGAGCGCACCTTGACGGTCGCGACCGGCAGCACCGATCGCGAGGCGAACATGCGGCGGTTCGCCGGCACGGCGTTGCAGACGGTGATCGAGGTGCTCGAAGCCTGA
- the eno gene encoding phosphopyruvate hydratase, translating to MTSSSIASVRARRIWDSRGRPTVEAEVTLGDGTSGRGIAPAGASRGSNEAIDRRDGGPRLGGYDVQEALGSVRDVIAPALEGWDAVDQQGVDERLIALDGTPTKAKLGGNAIVAVSLATLHAAAAHRNLPLWRHLAQDNPVTLPLPEIQIFGGGAHAGRRIDIQDLMVMVPGARSFAQALEITAEVYLAAGRLMAERGALQGVADEGGWWPAFASNEEALEMLVRAIEGAGFTPGEEVAISLDIAASEFGKGGRYTLGLDRRALDSDGLCELLLGWCDRFPILSIEDPLAEDDAEGLARFTRAVGSRIQVIGDDFLVTDGARVDRAAREDTVNAVLVKVNQAGTVSEAAAALEAGKAAGFGTIVSARSGETEDVAIVHMAVGWNARQLKVGSFSRSERMAKWNEGLRIEEALGDNMFAGLTGFPASTGHRAG from the coding sequence ATGACGTCATCCTCGATTGCCTCCGTCCGCGCCCGGCGGATCTGGGATTCGCGCGGACGCCCGACGGTCGAGGCAGAGGTGACGCTCGGCGACGGCACGTCGGGCCGCGGGATCGCGCCCGCCGGCGCCTCGCGCGGCAGCAACGAGGCGATCGACCGCCGCGACGGCGGCCCGAGACTGGGCGGCTACGACGTGCAGGAGGCGCTCGGCAGCGTCCGGGACGTGATCGCGCCCGCCCTGGAGGGATGGGACGCGGTCGACCAGCAAGGGGTGGACGAGCGCCTGATCGCCCTGGACGGGACGCCGACCAAGGCGAAGCTGGGCGGCAACGCCATCGTCGCCGTGTCGCTGGCCACCCTTCACGCCGCGGCGGCGCATCGGAACCTGCCGCTCTGGCGGCATCTCGCCCAGGACAATCCCGTCACGCTCCCCTTGCCCGAGATCCAGATCTTCGGCGGCGGCGCCCATGCGGGCCGCCGGATCGACATCCAGGACCTCATGGTCATGGTGCCGGGCGCGCGAAGCTTCGCCCAGGCCCTGGAGATCACCGCGGAGGTCTATCTCGCGGCCGGCCGGCTCATGGCCGAGCGCGGCGCGCTCCAGGGCGTCGCCGACGAGGGCGGCTGGTGGCCGGCGTTCGCCTCCAACGAGGAGGCGTTGGAGATGCTGGTCCGGGCGATCGAGGGCGCCGGCTTCACGCCGGGCGAGGAGGTCGCCATCTCCCTCGACATCGCCGCATCGGAGTTCGGGAAAGGCGGCCGCTACACGCTCGGCCTGGACAGACGCGCGCTCGACAGCGACGGCCTATGCGAGCTTCTGCTGGGATGGTGCGACCGTTTCCCGATCCTCTCGATCGAGGATCCCCTCGCCGAGGACGACGCCGAGGGCCTGGCGCGGTTCACCCGCGCCGTCGGCTCGAGGATCCAGGTCATCGGCGACGACTTCCTCGTCACCGACGGCGCACGCGTCGATCGGGCTGCGCGCGAAGACACGGTCAACGCCGTCCTGGTCAAGGTCAATCAGGCCGGGACGGTCAGCGAGGCGGCGGCGGCCTTGGAAGCCGGCAAGGCAGCCGGCTTCGGGACCATCGTCTCGGCACGCTCCGGCGAGACCGAGGACGTCGCTATCGTCCACATGGCGGTCGGGTGGAACGCGCGGCAGCTCAAGGTCGGCTCCTTCAGCCGGTCCGAGCGCATGGCGAAATGGAACGAGGGCTTGCGCATCGAGGAAGCGCTGGGTGACAACATGTTCGCCGGGTTGACGGGCTTCCCGGCATCCACCGGCCACCGCGCCGGCTGA
- a CDS encoding glycosyltransferase family 1 protein has protein sequence MSRIVIVTDAWHPQVNGVVRTIDALRQALIELDHTVVVIAPDAFPGMPLPTYPEIRMAVATPWQVGRRIREARPDFVHIATEGPLGWLARHWCRRHRRSFTTSYHTRFPEYLSARVPVREGWIYALLRMFHNAGEACMVATPSLGRELSERGFRHLVPWTRGVDAETFRPRPKDDLGLKRPIFLSVGRLAVEKNLPAFLSLDLPGSKVVIGDGPERASLEAAFPEAHFLGARFGDDLARLFAAADVFVFPSLTDTFGNVVLEALASGVPVAAFPVTGPIDIIGDAPVGVLDNDLGHAARAALALSPEACRAHALGFTWKASAGRFLANLMPAEPSGLPRRSKPAQAAGGALRL, from the coding sequence GTGAGCCGGATCGTCATCGTCACCGATGCTTGGCATCCCCAGGTCAACGGCGTGGTGCGCACGATCGACGCCCTGAGACAGGCTCTGATCGAGCTTGATCACACGGTCGTGGTGATCGCGCCGGACGCCTTCCCCGGCATGCCGCTGCCGACCTACCCCGAGATCCGCATGGCCGTGGCGACGCCGTGGCAGGTCGGCCGCCGCATCCGCGAGGCGCGCCCGGACTTCGTGCACATCGCGACCGAGGGACCGCTCGGCTGGCTTGCCCGCCACTGGTGCCGGCGCCATCGCCGCAGCTTCACCACGTCCTATCATACGCGCTTTCCGGAATATCTGAGCGCCCGCGTCCCGGTGCGCGAGGGGTGGATCTACGCCCTGCTCCGGATGTTCCACAACGCCGGCGAGGCGTGCATGGTCGCGACGCCCTCGCTCGGACGCGAGCTTTCGGAACGCGGCTTCCGTCACCTTGTGCCCTGGACCCGCGGTGTCGATGCGGAGACCTTCCGCCCGCGCCCGAAGGACGACCTCGGCCTGAAGCGACCCATCTTTCTCTCGGTCGGCCGGCTTGCGGTCGAGAAGAACCTGCCCGCCTTCCTGTCGCTGGATCTTCCGGGCTCGAAGGTGGTGATCGGCGACGGGCCGGAGCGGGCCAGCCTCGAGGCCGCCTTCCCGGAGGCGCACTTCCTGGGCGCACGCTTCGGCGACGATCTCGCCCGCCTGTTCGCCGCCGCCGACGTGTTCGTCTTCCCGAGCCTGACCGACACGTTCGGCAACGTCGTGCTCGAGGCGCTCGCCAGCGGTGTCCCGGTCGCGGCCTTTCCGGTGACCGGACCGATCGACATCATCGGCGACGCGCCCGTCGGCGTGCTCGACAACGACCTCGGGCACGCCGCCCGCGCCGCCCTCGCTCTTTCTCCCGAGGCCTGCCGCGCACACGCGCTCGGCTTCACCTGGAAGGCCAGCGCGGGCCGTTTCCTCGCCAACCTCATGCCGGCGGAGCCCTCCGGGCTGCCGCGCCGTTCCAAGCCCGCTCAGGCGGCTGGCGGAGCGCTGCGTCTATGA
- a CDS encoding mandelate racemase/muconate lactonizing enzyme family protein — translation MRITAIREQTVSIASPIKNAYIDFSKMTCSVVAVVTDQVRDGRPVIGYGFNSNGRYGQGALMRDRFIARVLEADPDALVDEANANLDPFAIWRTLMTNEKPGGHGERSVAVGTIDMAVWDAVAKIAEKPLYRLLAERYRDGVADDRVWVYAAGGYYYPGKDHGQLKDEMRSYRDRGYRVVKMKIGAAPLDEDLRRIDAVLDVVGEGRYLAVDANGRFDAETAIAYARALEPYGLFWYEEAGDPLDYALQAELARHYDRPMATGENLFSHQDARNLLRHGGMRPDRDYLQFDCALSYGLVEYLRTLEVMQGMGWSSRRVVPHGGHQMSLNIAAGLHLGGNESYPDVFQPFGGFADGIAVEDGMVGLPDIPGVGFEAKSTLYGLMRRLGQGA, via the coding sequence ATGCGCATCACCGCGATCCGGGAGCAGACCGTCTCGATCGCCTCGCCGATCAAGAACGCCTATATCGACTTCTCCAAGATGACTTGCTCGGTCGTGGCCGTGGTGACCGACCAGGTCCGCGACGGCCGGCCGGTGATCGGCTACGGCTTCAATTCGAACGGCCGCTACGGCCAGGGCGCGCTGATGCGCGACCGCTTCATCGCGCGGGTGCTGGAGGCCGATCCGGACGCGCTGGTCGACGAGGCGAACGCCAATCTCGATCCGTTCGCGATCTGGCGGACCCTGATGACCAACGAGAAGCCGGGCGGGCACGGCGAGCGCTCGGTCGCGGTCGGCACGATCGACATGGCCGTGTGGGACGCCGTCGCCAAGATCGCGGAAAAGCCGCTCTACCGCCTCCTGGCCGAGCGCTACCGCGATGGCGTCGCCGACGACAGGGTCTGGGTCTATGCTGCCGGCGGCTACTACTATCCCGGCAAGGACCACGGCCAGCTCAAGGACGAGATGCGGTCCTACCGCGACCGCGGCTACCGCGTCGTGAAGATGAAGATCGGCGCCGCGCCGCTCGACGAGGATCTGCGCCGGATCGATGCCGTGCTCGACGTCGTCGGCGAAGGCCGGTATCTGGCCGTGGACGCGAACGGCCGTTTCGATGCCGAGACCGCCATTGCATACGCGCGCGCGCTCGAACCCTACGGCCTGTTCTGGTACGAGGAGGCGGGCGATCCGCTCGACTACGCGCTCCAGGCCGAGCTCGCCCGTCACTATGACCGGCCGATGGCGACCGGCGAGAACCTGTTCTCGCACCAGGACGCGCGCAACCTGCTGCGCCATGGCGGCATGCGGCCGGACCGGGACTACCTGCAGTTCGACTGCGCCCTGTCCTACGGTCTGGTCGAATACCTACGCACATTGGAGGTCATGCAGGGGATGGGCTGGTCGTCGCGCCGGGTCGTGCCGCATGGCGGCCACCAGATGTCGCTCAACATCGCGGCCGGCCTCCATCTCGGCGGCAACGAATCCTATCCCGACGTCTTCCAGCCGTTCGGCGGCTTTGCCGACGGCATCGCGGTTGAGGACGGCATGGTCGGCCTGCCCGATATTCCGGGCGTCGGCTTCGAGGCCAAGAGCACGCTCTACGGCCTGATGCGCCGGCTGGGCCAAGGCGCCTGA
- a CDS encoding aminoglycoside phosphotransferase family protein, which produces MRSAVDWATLILGAGPAFEVKTTEPQSEIPTTAIIDSLRGLGLIDALADVCLRPLTGGVSSDILLVETGGRRFCVKRALPRLKVAALWEAPVGRNSAEALWLGTVATWLPDCVPAVLGQDEAAGVLAMAYLEPERFPVWKAELLAGRTDAAFAGVVGDRLGIIHSKSTKRSDLAAAFANDTTFEAIRLEPYLRATGARHADLAARLNGLADRTAATRLAMVHGDVSPKNILHGPEEPVFLDAECAWWGDPAFDLAFCLNHFLLKAIHRPADREGYLACFASMAGAYRRHVDWEDPAALDARTASLLPALLLARVDGKSPVEYLVDEAKQQAVRMAARHLLQHPVDAPMAILPLWEQLT; this is translated from the coding sequence TTGCGATCCGCGGTCGATTGGGCGACGCTGATCCTCGGAGCCGGCCCGGCATTCGAGGTAAAGACGACGGAACCGCAGTCCGAGATCCCGACCACCGCCATCATCGACTCGCTGCGCGGTCTCGGCCTGATCGATGCGCTGGCTGACGTCTGCCTTCGGCCGCTGACCGGCGGCGTGTCGTCCGACATACTGCTGGTCGAGACCGGCGGGCGGCGCTTTTGCGTCAAGCGCGCCCTCCCCCGTCTCAAGGTGGCGGCGCTCTGGGAAGCGCCCGTCGGCCGCAACAGCGCCGAAGCCTTGTGGCTGGGCACCGTCGCGACTTGGCTGCCCGACTGCGTGCCTGCCGTGCTCGGCCAGGACGAGGCGGCGGGCGTTCTGGCCATGGCCTATCTCGAACCCGAGAGGTTTCCCGTCTGGAAAGCCGAATTGCTGGCGGGCCGGACCGATGCCGCGTTCGCCGGGGTGGTCGGCGATCGCCTGGGGATCATCCACAGCAAGAGCACGAAGCGCTCCGACCTCGCCGCCGCCTTCGCGAACGATACGACCTTCGAGGCGATCCGGCTGGAGCCTTATCTTCGCGCGACGGGCGCCCGCCATGCCGACCTCGCCGCCCGCCTGAACGGGCTGGCCGATCGCACGGCCGCCACCCGGCTCGCCATGGTCCACGGCGACGTCAGCCCGAAGAACATCCTGCACGGCCCGGAGGAACCGGTCTTCCTCGATGCCGAATGCGCCTGGTGGGGCGACCCCGCCTTCGATCTGGCGTTCTGCCTGAACCATTTCCTGCTGAAGGCGATCCACCGGCCGGCGGACCGGGAGGGCTATCTCGCGTGCTTCGCGTCGATGGCCGGCGCCTACCGCCGCCATGTCGATTGGGAGGACCCGGCGGCGCTCGACGCACGCACGGCATCCCTCCTGCCCGCACTCCTGCTCGCGCGCGTCGACGGCAAGTCTCCGGTCGAGTATCTGGTCGATGAGGCCAAGCAGCAGGCGGTGCGCATGGCCGCCCGCCACCTTCTGCAACACCCCGTCGACGCGCCGATGGCGATCCTGCCGCTCTGGGAACAGCTGACATGA